One window of Lacerta agilis isolate rLacAgi1 chromosome 14, rLacAgi1.pri, whole genome shotgun sequence genomic DNA carries:
- the ATF5 gene encoding cyclic AMP-dependent transcription factor ATF-5: MSLLAALTLDLDLTMLPASTMSCRPELLKHRLPHAGHCELLAGPVDEGFALSMERPLLTGDGFSDWMTERTDLATLLSVSGEPSPLSLPSPPAPDLEAMASLLKKELEQMEDYFLEESLSPDQVAPSTPPSDGNFHFPFGDGFQPLDHHPAPAPLQTLDSSCLELLEIYGGEVPAELPLQGSDVHAPLQRSSALAPKGDRRQKKRDQNKTAALRYRQRKRAEHEALGDECQALEARNRELREKAESIEREIQYVKDLLIEVYKARSQRQHTSP, from the exons ATGTCCCTGCTGGCGGCACTGACCCTGGACCTGGACCTGACCATGCTCCCAGCTAGCACCATGTCCTGCAGGCCGGAGCTGCTCAAGCACCGGCTGCCCCACGCCGGTCATTGCGAGCTGCTTGCCGGACCTGTGGATGAGGGCTTTGCCCTCAGCATGGAGCGCCCATTGCTGACAG GCGATGGCTTCTCAGACTGGATGACGGAGCGCACAGACCTGGCCACGCTCCTGAGTGTGTCAGGGGAGCCCTCGCCACTCTCACTGCCCTCCCCTCCTGCTCCGGACCTGGAGGCCATGGCCTCACTGCTCAAGAAAGAGTTGGAGCAGATGGAGGATTATTTCTTGGAGGAGTCACTCTCACCAGACCAGGTAGCACCTAGCACCCCTCCCTCTGATGGGAACTTCCACTTCCCCTTTGGTGATGGTTTTCAGCCCCTCGACCACCACCCTGCACCTGCTCCCCTGCAGACCTTGGATTCAAGCTGCTTAGAATTGCTGGAGATCTATGGCGGAGAAGTGCCTGCTGAGCTCCCCCTGCAGGGCAGTGATGTCCATGCCCCATTACAACGGTCATCTGCCCTAGCACCCAAGGGGGACCGGCGCCAGAAGAAGCGAGACCAGAACAAGACAGCAGCCTTGCGGTACCGTCAGCGCAAGCGGGCTGAACATGAGGCACTGGGGGATGAGTGCCAGGCTCTGGAGGCACGCAATCGTGAGCTGCGCGAGAAAGCAGAATCCATTGAGAGAGAAATCCAATATGTAAAAGACCTTCTCATTGAAGTCTACAAGGCACGAAGTCAGCGCCAGCACACCTCCCCCTAA